One Bacillota bacterium genomic window carries:
- a CDS encoding sugar phosphate isomerase/epimerase: MKKGINQWSFPSSYTVKECVRLASAAGFDGIELCLSETGELSLDSSIQDVSRIAQAAKQAGLEIPSLATGLYWKYSPTASDPSVRSKAQEIARKQLEFASLLGADTILYVPGAVNVPWDPGSETVDYETAYLRAKESLLCLVEHAERAGVTIAVENVWNKFLLSPLEMRAFIDEVNHPRVGSYMDVGNVLVSGYPEHWIRILGPRIRKVHVKDFKLEIGNIQGFTDLLRGDVNWPGVISALRDVGYDGYLIAEIMPPYRYYAEKMIYDISSSLDRIMAKGPATSHRTRAEK; encoded by the coding sequence GTGAAAAAAGGCATAAACCAGTGGTCTTTTCCGTCTTCGTACACGGTCAAGGAGTGCGTGAGACTGGCGTCCGCCGCGGGTTTCGATGGCATCGAACTGTGTCTTTCAGAAACGGGCGAGCTCTCTCTCGACTCATCAATCCAAGACGTCTCCAGAATCGCACAGGCAGCGAAGCAGGCCGGGCTCGAGATACCGTCGCTTGCCACCGGGCTTTATTGGAAGTACTCACCCACGGCTTCGGATCCGTCCGTCCGCTCGAAGGCGCAAGAGATAGCAAGAAAGCAACTCGAATTCGCTTCGCTGCTCGGGGCGGACACGATCTTGTACGTCCCGGGCGCGGTGAACGTGCCGTGGGATCCAGGTTCAGAGACCGTTGATTACGAGACCGCGTACCTGCGAGCAAAGGAGTCGCTGCTGTGCCTGGTGGAACACGCGGAGAGAGCGGGAGTGACTATTGCAGTTGAGAACGTTTGGAACAAGTTCCTCCTCTCGCCCTTGGAAATGCGAGCCTTCATCGACGAGGTCAACCACCCAAGGGTGGGCTCTTACATGGACGTGGGGAACGTGCTCGTTTCGGGCTACCCGGAGCATTGGATCAGGATCCTCGGCCCAAGGATACGCAAGGTCCACGTGAAGGACTTCAAGCTTGAGATCGGCAACATCCAAGGGTTCACCGACCTCCTCCGCGGCGATGTCAACTGGCCTGGAGTCATCTCGGCGCTCAGGGACGTCGGGTACGACGGTTATCTCATTGCCGAGATCATGCCGCCGTACCGCTATTATGCCGAGAAGATGATCTACGACATCTCGTCGAGCCTGGACAGGATCATGGCCAAAGGCCCGGCGACCTCGCACCGGACTCGCGCTGAAAAGTGA
- a CDS encoding Gfo/Idh/MocA family oxidoreductase yields the protein MVRIGILGCGFIGKVHAKAFAHIPNAKVVAVADHDSGRAREVADGLGAEVVATADDVLHRQDIDMVDVCLPTYLHARHVIAAARAGKHVLCEKPMAMNLEEADAMIEAAERADVAFMVGHTLRFWPEYVTIWDLIRRGELGRPVALSAARLGTQPMYSWDGWLLDPGRGGGAVPDLHIHDIDYIAWLLGRPKAVVARGKRSANGGWNHVFTTLDYGDGVAAFAEATFLVPSGFPFTMMFRAVCENGTAEFISRAGVNIEAREGAGKTLTVYRKDGTVLRPDTARQDAYEAELAYFVRCVEDGRRPETTTPADARLSLEIVLAAIRSLETGDVVGM from the coding sequence TTGGTACGGATTGGGATCCTGGGATGCGGTTTCATCGGCAAGGTCCATGCCAAAGCATTCGCACACATACCCAACGCGAAAGTCGTAGCGGTGGCGGATCACGACAGCGGCCGCGCGAGGGAAGTGGCAGACGGGCTCGGCGCTGAGGTGGTCGCGACCGCGGATGATGTCCTGCATAGGCAAGACATCGATATGGTGGATGTGTGTCTTCCCACTTACCTCCACGCTCGTCACGTGATCGCCGCGGCTCGAGCCGGAAAGCACGTGCTCTGCGAGAAACCAATGGCTATGAACCTCGAGGAGGCCGACGCCATGATAGAGGCCGCCGAGCGTGCGGACGTCGCGTTCATGGTGGGCCACACGCTCCGGTTCTGGCCAGAGTACGTCACGATATGGGATCTCATACGTCGGGGTGAGCTGGGACGACCCGTCGCACTCTCGGCTGCGCGCCTTGGAACACAGCCGATGTATTCGTGGGACGGATGGCTTCTGGACCCCGGGCGTGGCGGAGGGGCGGTCCCGGACCTCCACATCCACGATATCGACTACATCGCGTGGCTCCTTGGGCGTCCCAAAGCGGTCGTGGCCCGAGGAAAACGCTCAGCCAATGGGGGCTGGAACCACGTGTTCACCACACTGGACTACGGAGATGGCGTCGCGGCGTTCGCAGAGGCAACCTTCCTCGTCCCGTCGGGCTTCCCGTTCACAATGATGTTCCGGGCTGTTTGCGAGAACGGGACGGCAGAGTTCATATCGAGGGCGGGCGTGAACATCGAAGCCCGCGAGGGGGCCGGAAAGACGCTTACGGTGTACCGCAAGGACGGCACGGTGCTCCGTCCGGACACGGCGCGGCAAGACGCATATGAAGCGGAGCTCGCGTACTTCGTCCGGTGCGTCGAGGATGGCAGACGACCGGAGACAACAACCCCGGCGGATGCAAGGCTCTCACTAGAGATCGTGCTTGCGGCCATCCGTTCCCTGGAGACTGGTGATGTAGTGGGCATGTAA
- a CDS encoding amidohydrolase encodes MQREGSMTDESRILEEIRACESEIVETYRTLHSMPEGPFEEHRTSAYIADRLVAAGFRVESGVAETGVVATLGRLTQPVVALRADMDALEHEVDGKKVFIHSCGHDAHSTMVLWAGEILARCYPRAREHLKLIFQPAEETGLGARRMAEAGAVDDVAVLLGIHLRPAAECPLGKATPCLQHSASLTVRYKVTGKAAHSGRPHFGVNAADAVAASVLAVNSIKPDPLLCATVNVVSLEAGLGPAGIIPESGTMVVNIRAENDGVAFELLKRVDSAVLHAASANGAVAKKVSVKHTPGAAYDPGTVAAVKRAISKVLGEPGAIDRITTPGAEDFHSYRQYKPQLKTAYVGLGADLTPGLHDPRCDFNLKALALGVAVLGLSVIELACGPGA; translated from the coding sequence GTGCAACGGGAAGGATCAATGACGGACGAAAGCAGGATCCTCGAGGAGATCCGGGCGTGCGAAAGCGAGATCGTGGAAACGTATCGAACTCTCCATTCCATGCCCGAGGGGCCGTTCGAGGAGCACAGGACTTCCGCGTACATAGCCGACAGGCTTGTCGCTGCCGGCTTTCGGGTGGAGTCTGGCGTCGCGGAAACCGGTGTCGTGGCTACGCTGGGCCGACTCACGCAGCCCGTAGTCGCTCTGCGGGCTGACATGGATGCGCTGGAACACGAAGTCGACGGCAAGAAGGTTTTCATCCACTCGTGTGGACACGACGCGCACTCGACGATGGTCCTGTGGGCGGGCGAAATCCTTGCCAGGTGCTATCCGCGAGCCCGGGAACACCTGAAACTCATATTCCAGCCCGCCGAGGAGACGGGACTCGGGGCCAGAAGGATGGCCGAGGCCGGCGCGGTGGACGACGTGGCGGTGTTGCTGGGGATACACCTGCGGCCCGCGGCGGAGTGCCCCTTGGGCAAGGCGACCCCGTGCCTGCAGCACTCGGCAAGCCTTACCGTTCGATACAAGGTGACGGGCAAGGCCGCTCACAGCGGGAGGCCGCATTTCGGCGTGAACGCGGCAGATGCTGTCGCGGCGTCGGTCCTCGCGGTCAACAGCATCAAGCCAGACCCGTTGTTGTGTGCCACCGTAAACGTCGTGAGTCTCGAGGCAGGACTCGGCCCGGCGGGGATAATCCCGGAGTCCGGGACGATGGTCGTAAACATAAGGGCTGAGAATGACGGTGTAGCGTTCGAGCTGCTAAAAAGGGTGGACAGCGCTGTGTTGCACGCGGCTTCGGCTAACGGAGCCGTGGCGAAGAAGGTGTCAGTCAAGCATACCCCTGGGGCTGCCTACGACCCGGGAACCGTGGCAGCGGTGAAGAGAGCGATCTCCAAAGTCTTGGGCGAGCCCGGGGCGATCGATCGAATAACCACGCCCGGAGCTGAGGACTTCCATTCATACAGGCAGTACAAGCCTCAACTCAAGACGGCCTACGTCGGCCTCGGGGCCGATCTCACCCCTGGTCTTCACGATCCCCGGTGTGACTTCAACCTGAAGGCTCTTGCACTCGGGGTCGCCGTGCTGGGACTATCAGTCATAGAGCTTGCGTGCGGGCCAGGAGCCTGA
- a CDS encoding ATPase: MRFFLGLDGGGTKTACALCDEDGRILGFSVGGPSNHLSLARGEEALRETLMDVVEDAFSRAGISRPRLSAACLALAGVGLDGRSPVAAGVACEVVPAADIVLENDAVAALVGATAKDWGVVVISGTGSIAVGIDRTGRRARAGGWGYLIGDEGSGYDIGRRGLTAVARARDGRGNYTILVEKALAHYRLDTPDGLRSVLCRSETKAKDIASFAPLVVAAACEGDAESVDILQTAGRELGLSAVAVVKALGLEDEEFDVAPCGSVFKAGQLVVGPFRSELLRAAPSARIVSPRFPAVIGALMIALRRYGRVVDDAVLSNMARGCLECGLPVRDATCNGKDQ; this comes from the coding sequence ATGCGCTTCTTCCTTGGACTGGATGGCGGGGGCACGAAAACCGCGTGCGCGCTGTGCGATGAGGATGGTCGCATCCTCGGCTTTTCCGTTGGGGGGCCGTCAAATCATCTTTCACTTGCGCGCGGCGAGGAGGCTCTCCGAGAGACCCTTATGGACGTGGTGGAAGACGCTTTTTCGCGGGCAGGGATCAGCCGCCCGAGGCTGAGTGCGGCGTGTCTCGCGTTGGCGGGAGTCGGGCTTGACGGGCGGAGCCCGGTCGCCGCGGGGGTGGCATGCGAGGTCGTGCCGGCGGCCGACATCGTGCTCGAAAACGACGCGGTTGCTGCGCTGGTCGGCGCCACCGCGAAAGACTGGGGAGTAGTCGTCATATCCGGGACAGGGAGCATTGCGGTGGGGATCGATCGGACGGGGCGAAGGGCAAGAGCGGGAGGCTGGGGCTACCTCATAGGGGACGAGGGCAGCGGCTATGACATCGGAAGGAGAGGGCTCACAGCGGTTGCGAGGGCACGCGACGGGCGGGGGAACTACACCATCCTCGTGGAGAAGGCGCTCGCCCACTATCGCCTGGACACGCCCGACGGACTCAGAAGCGTGCTGTGTCGCTCTGAGACGAAGGCGAAGGACATAGCGTCTTTCGCGCCACTTGTGGTCGCGGCAGCATGTGAAGGTGACGCTGAGTCGGTGGACATCCTCCAGACTGCTGGGAGGGAACTCGGCCTATCTGCCGTTGCCGTGGTGAAGGCGCTTGGATTGGAAGACGAGGAATTCGACGTGGCGCCCTGCGGGAGCGTCTTCAAGGCAGGCCAACTCGTGGTCGGTCCCTTTAGGTCTGAGCTACTCCGGGCAGCTCCGTCGGCGAGGATAGTGAGCCCACGCTTTCCGGCGGTGATAGGGGCCTTGATGATCGCGCTTCGGAGGTACGGCCGCGTCGTGGACGATGCGGTGCTGTCGAACATGGCAAGGGGCTGCCTCGAATGCGGGCTCCCAGTGAGGGATGCAACGTGCAACGGGAAGGATCAATGA
- a CDS encoding GNAT family N-acetyltransferase, whose protein sequence is MAGAWASEGGIPRLDGPRSLAVEELAQAVELSTEVFDPGGTSMRLQFPLLFVPDSVGQLRVFSEGGRLVSLVGCLHQTILAEGHDLPVGSIGSVCTRPEYRGQGLARRLVSDVFGRLREAGIPVALISGDRGLYKQLGCVEAGCFERFEFTGDDWARFLTNRERRRTSRDGVSCRPFEERDLPVLHELYRREPVRFFRSLEQFDKLIWKHPRLKRLLGDERIAVAYKERPERVSAYVISRVRAVQAGLTRLHIVEYAGVRDAVIDTIGTIIGETSPSVITFTLPAHDGQLLDLLTADGLSGTRCTLPGHTLYITDPGTILAKLSSYIQERTGMEVGKEVFIVEAPDVSEGQEARWTLHVGDEAVEIPSRQHLTRLVFGGITPEDLESIVPRGGTTARRLLERAFPIPLPVPGLNYV, encoded by the coding sequence GTGGCAGGCGCTTGGGCTTCGGAAGGCGGCATCCCAAGGCTCGACGGCCCTCGGAGCCTTGCGGTCGAGGAGTTGGCGCAAGCAGTTGAGCTCTCAACCGAGGTCTTCGACCCGGGTGGCACAAGCATGAGGCTCCAGTTCCCGCTGCTGTTTGTGCCGGACAGCGTCGGGCAGCTGCGGGTGTTTTCCGAGGGTGGAAGGCTTGTCTCGCTCGTCGGGTGCCTACACCAGACGATCCTCGCGGAGGGTCATGACTTGCCGGTCGGGTCAATAGGGTCCGTATGCACGAGGCCCGAGTACCGGGGTCAGGGACTAGCGCGGAGGCTGGTCTCTGACGTGTTTGGGCGGCTTCGAGAGGCAGGGATCCCCGTGGCGTTGATATCCGGGGATCGAGGGCTTTACAAGCAGCTTGGATGCGTCGAGGCAGGGTGCTTCGAGCGGTTCGAGTTCACCGGCGACGACTGGGCCAGATTCCTGACGAATCGTGAGCGCAGAAGGACATCGCGGGATGGGGTATCGTGCCGTCCCTTTGAGGAACGTGACTTGCCCGTCCTGCATGAGCTGTACCGCAGAGAGCCCGTGAGGTTTTTCCGCAGCCTAGAACAGTTCGACAAGCTTATCTGGAAACACCCTCGATTGAAGCGGCTGCTCGGAGATGAGCGGATCGCTGTAGCATACAAAGAGCGTCCGGAGCGGGTGTCAGCCTACGTCATTTCGCGGGTGCGGGCTGTCCAAGCCGGCCTTACCAGGCTGCACATCGTCGAGTACGCTGGCGTCCGCGACGCGGTGATTGACACGATCGGCACTATCATTGGCGAGACCTCTCCTTCGGTCATCACGTTTACTCTACCCGCGCACGACGGGCAGTTGCTCGATCTGCTGACCGCGGACGGGCTTTCCGGGACGCGATGCACGCTGCCCGGACACACGCTCTACATAACCGACCCGGGGACCATCCTGGCAAAGCTGTCCTCATACATCCAAGAGCGAACTGGCATGGAGGTCGGCAAGGAAGTATTCATCGTGGAGGCCCCCGATGTGTCCGAGGGGCAGGAAGCGCGGTGGACCCTCCACGTGGGCGACGAAGCAGTCGAGATACCGAGCCGCCAGCACCTCACCCGGCTGGTTTTCGGCGGGATCACACCGGAAGACCTCGAGAGCATTGTCCCGCGCGGGGGAACGACGGCAAGGCGTTTGCTGGAGCGAGCCTTCCCCATACCGCTCCCGGTGCCCGGGTTGAACTACGTCTAG
- a CDS encoding ROK family protein gives MDSASTHGRNAIEIGRRNRCLVLGAVRVHEPISRPELARLTGLTTATIANIVGKLQRDHLVEEVGSGRSTGGRKPGLLQLERTSRLAIAVDLAATDLMVALTNVKGEVLRRSKREIATDVDLMITRMVDAIREMMGCPEVGGASIVGIGVTAPGLIDHAAGTIVKSVRLGWYQVPLKSLLQRHFEVPVFVGKDTTSALLGEQWYGTARDANNLIYVWVGTGIAVGLLVDGRVYTGATGMAGELGHTSIECNGTPCTCGNQGCLEGLASLEAIASKVSSRVSPGEDEATHDAARAGDPRARETVREAGTYLGVGIANLINLFNPERIIIGGQITQEDKEFVDAAIETAKRRALSEPANSVTITMASFGQDAGLIGAAALVWRELLRTL, from the coding sequence ATGGATTCTGCATCGACACACGGACGCAACGCGATCGAGATCGGCAGGCGCAACCGGTGTCTCGTGCTGGGCGCCGTTCGCGTTCATGAGCCCATCTCCCGCCCTGAACTAGCAAGGCTCACCGGCCTCACAACGGCGACCATAGCAAACATCGTGGGCAAACTCCAGAGGGACCACCTCGTAGAGGAGGTGGGGTCCGGCCGGTCGACGGGCGGTCGAAAGCCAGGACTATTGCAGCTCGAACGGACCTCGCGTCTTGCGATCGCAGTCGACCTTGCCGCTACGGACCTCATGGTCGCCTTGACTAACGTGAAGGGCGAGGTACTGCGGCGGTCCAAGAGGGAGATCGCGACTGATGTTGACCTGATGATAACGCGAATGGTGGACGCCATCCGGGAGATGATGGGCTGCCCCGAAGTCGGCGGGGCTTCGATAGTCGGGATAGGCGTGACCGCACCGGGGCTCATCGATCACGCGGCCGGGACTATCGTCAAATCCGTGAGGCTCGGATGGTACCAGGTCCCGCTCAAATCGCTCCTTCAGCGACACTTCGAAGTCCCGGTGTTCGTGGGTAAGGACACGACTTCGGCACTCCTCGGCGAGCAATGGTACGGCACCGCAAGAGACGCCAACAACCTGATCTATGTGTGGGTGGGCACAGGAATCGCCGTGGGGCTCCTCGTCGACGGGCGAGTCTACACGGGTGCCACCGGTATGGCTGGCGAGCTCGGCCACACGAGCATAGAGTGCAACGGCACTCCCTGCACGTGCGGGAATCAGGGCTGCCTGGAGGGTCTCGCAAGCCTCGAGGCGATAGCCAGCAAGGTCTCCTCCCGGGTTTCCCCCGGTGAGGACGAGGCTACGCATGACGCCGCGCGCGCAGGTGACCCGCGAGCGCGCGAGACAGTGAGGGAAGCAGGGACATACCTCGGCGTCGGCATAGCCAACCTCATCAACTTGTTCAATCCCGAGCGCATAATCATCGGCGGCCAGATCACGCAGGAAGATAAGGAATTCGTTGATGCGGCCATCGAGACGGCAAAGCGTCGTGCCCTCTCGGAACCCGCCAACAGTGTGACGATAACCATGGCTAGCTTCGGGCAGGACGCAGGACTGATAGGAGCAGCAGCCTTGGTCTGGCGCGAGCTGCTTCGCACCCTGTGA